Part of the Aquimarina sp. TRL1 genome, GAGGAATGTTGGTCAAACGAAACTCTCCGACAATCCTAAATACTGCTTTTAACGGTATCGAAAACAATACCCCCTATGATCCTACTACAGCACCAATGTTTTGGGATAACAGAGCCTCTTCACTGGAATCACAAGCCAAGCTTCCCATACTCTCTTTAGAAGAAATGCGAGGACATGGATTCGAAAAAGATATAATTATTGATACTATTCTTCAACGGATACAGAAAATCCCTACTTATGTTGCTCAATTTGAATCTGCTTATGGAACGAATGGTATTACTGAGATGAATCTATTTAAAGCTATTGCAACTTTCGAAAGAACTCTGATTGCAAATAACAGTCGTTTTGATCAATACGTAAATGGAAATTCTGATGCTTTATCAGATCTGGAAATTCGTGGACTACAGGCTTTCATTGACAGTAAGTGTACCAATTGTCATAGCGGACCGATGTTTAGCGACTATGAATTACACAGTCTTGGAGTAGCGGATCATAGTGACCTAAAAGAAAGTGATGATGGGGGAGATGGACAATATCGTTTTAGAACTCCTACATTACGCAACCTAAGCATCACAGGTCCTTATATGCACAACGGTACTAAACGAACTCTTGAAGAAGTAATGGAATTCTATGAAGCACTGGGAGAAGGAGAAATTGAAAATCCAAATGTGAATGGTGATATGCTTTCTGAGGACTTAGCCGATATGGAGGTTGACGAAGAACAGTTTGAATCTATTATTGCCTTTATGCTTTCCTTAAATGATGATCATTTTGATAAATCAATTCCTAAAAGTGTTCCCAGTGGACTTCCTGTAGGAGGGGATATTAAATAAATCTACTAAATAAGCATCTTTTAAAACAAACACCCCTTAGCAAAACTAAGGGGTGAATATATTTAATGAACAAAATTCGTTAAGCGAATTTTTATATTAACGGCTAATTAATATCCTGGATTCTGAGTTAAGTTTGGGTTTGCATCCATTTCTCTTTGTGGAATAGGAAGTACTAATTTATCATCATTAGCATCAATTCCATCTACAGAACCTCCCAAACGTTTAAGATCATGTAACGCAAAGCCTTCAAAAGCTAATTCTCTTTGTCTTTCTAATAAAATATCATCAAGCGTTATTGCGGTAAGTTCAGCTGCGTTTGCTCTGGTTCTTATTCTATTAATATCATTCAGCGGACTATCTCCTTCTGTTGTCCCCAATCTTTCATTGGCTTCTGCTCTGATCAAGTATAATTCTGCTAATCTGATAAACGGAACATTCGCATACTGCTCCTGCCATTTTGTAGAAGCTCTTCTTCCATTATCAGCATTATAAAAGAAGGTTCTTCGCTCATCATCGGAGTCATCAAATATTTCTAAATATTCATCATTTACAGCAATATCTAGACCTGTTCTTCCTCCAAAATTCTCTGGTGCCCAATGAGTGTTCATCTCATTACGGCCATTTTGTATTGTTATCTGCCATGCAAAAATATCTTCTCTGGCATCTTCTGGGTTATTAAAAGCATCTTCATAATTATCTTGTAACTCGAAAGCACTGTTCTGAATAACCTCATTAGCAGCATCTCTTGCTTCTTCATACGCTTGCTGCTGCAGATATACTCTTGCCATTAATGCTTTTACTACATATTTATCTGCAAACTCTGCATTTGCTTCTGGTAGTATATTATATGCTTCTGTAAGATCCGTAAGAATTTGAGTATACACCTCTTCCACTGTATTTCTAGATGGTTCTTTTATTTCATCCAAATTTAATGTTGGCAATAACACTAAAGGTACTCCCGGCTGGGTATTCTGTCCTCCTTCTTGATATGTTTTTCCAAACAACTTTATCAACTCAAAATATACAGCTCCTCTGATAAATTTAGCCTCTCCTTCCAAACGACTTCTCTCTTCTTCATCTTTTATAACATCACTATTCGCTAATACAATATTAGCTTGATTAATCGCTCTATAACTGTCAATCCAAATACCTGAAACATCCGTATTAATAACAGTTATTTGTTTAATAGAATACTGACGTAACGTATTAAAAGTTCCTCCAAAATTAATTAGCTGGTCATTTCCTAATAACTCAGAAGCATTATGGATTCCTCCTCCCAACAGATCGTTACTTCCTGCTACTTCATAAGCGGCAATTAATACATTTTTGACCCCTTTTTCTGTAGTAATTACATCTTTTACTTCTATATCTTGTTGTGGGGTTAATTCTAAATTATCATCACAACTTATTAGTAGCAATACCGAAAGTATCCCACTAAATTTTATAATCGTTTTCTTAATATTCATGATTGGTCATTTTTTAAAAATCAACATTAATCCCCATGGTATATGTCTTCGCTGCTGGAGCCGAGTAAAATGCTTCTCCAACTCTTTGATTATTACCTCCAAAATGGTCCCCTGTAGATTCAGGATCATATCCACTAAAATCAGTGAATGTCAACAAATTAACCCCTGTAAAATAGATTCGGCATCTTTGCACAAAAAACTTCTTGGTGATATCTTCTGGTAATGTATATCCCAAAGTGATATTTCTTAATCTTATAAAATCCGCATCTTCTAGATATCTAGTAGTATGCTGATCTCCATTAGATCTTCCTCTTCTAACTTGAGGAACATTTGTAATATCCCCTGGTTGTTGCCATCTGTTTAACTGATCAGCGGTTTGGTTATCTCTACCTATCGCATTATTAGACTGATATATTCCTCCCCCGTTATATATTGAAGCTCCCCATTCTCCCTGAAGAGTAAAAGAAAAATCCAGATTCTTATAGTTAATCGTATTGGTCAATCCTGAGATTAAGGTAGGGAATGGTCTTCCTGCTATAATTCGTCTGGCTTCTGAAAAATCATTCGTGGTACTCTTATCAATAGTACCATCTGCATTTTCTGTATTTTTAATAAAAAGTGCATCTCCATTTGCCGGATCTACTCCTGCATACTCTACTAAATAAAATGATGAAATACTTTCTCCTTTACGTACAATATTTCTACTGTTAATGATATCTCCTCCTGGTAATTTCGTTATCTCATTATCAAAGGTAGAAATGTTAAATGAAGTAGTCCAGTTAAAATTGGAGCTAGAGATATTTTTAGTATTGATGACTACTTCCAACCCTTTATTTCTTAATTCTCCTATATTCTTAAACACTCCTGTCTCTCCCGAAGTTGATGGAACTGGTTCTGCTAAAAGTAGCTCATCTGTATTCTTTACATAATAATCTACTTCTGCTTTAATTTTATTATTAAAGAATCCTATATCAATTCCTCCATCTACCTGAGTTGTTCGTTCCCATTTCAGATCCGGGTTTCCTATCTGATTAAAAACAAGTCCTCCCTGTCTATTATATGGTGAGTTTTGGAATAAGTCTAATCCTCTAAAATCTCCTATCTCTGCAT contains:
- a CDS encoding cytochrome-c peroxidase; its protein translation is MKLLKNPIFIIVSILCSSCAVEAEYVPIDERLDALPGKPGVPLDNEITEARVTLGKNLFWDPILSGDQTVSCATCHHPDKGYADGRALSSGIGGKGLGESRTGGMLVKRNSPTILNTAFNGIENNTPYDPTTAPMFWDNRASSLESQAKLPILSLEEMRGHGFEKDIIIDTILQRIQKIPTYVAQFESAYGTNGITEMNLFKAIATFERTLIANNSRFDQYVNGNSDALSDLEIRGLQAFIDSKCTNCHSGPMFSDYELHSLGVADHSDLKESDDGGDGQYRFRTPTLRNLSITGPYMHNGTKRTLEEVMEFYEALGEGEIENPNVNGDMLSEDLADMEVDEEQFESIIAFMLSLNDDHFDKSIPKSVPSGLPVGGDIK
- a CDS encoding RagB/SusD family nutrient uptake outer membrane protein: MNIKKTIIKFSGILSVLLLISCDDNLELTPQQDIEVKDVITTEKGVKNVLIAAYEVAGSNDLLGGGIHNASELLGNDQLINFGGTFNTLRQYSIKQITVINTDVSGIWIDSYRAINQANIVLANSDVIKDEEERSRLEGEAKFIRGAVYFELIKLFGKTYQEGGQNTQPGVPLVLLPTLNLDEIKEPSRNTVEEVYTQILTDLTEAYNILPEANAEFADKYVVKALMARVYLQQQAYEEARDAANEVIQNSAFELQDNYEDAFNNPEDAREDIFAWQITIQNGRNEMNTHWAPENFGGRTGLDIAVNDEYLEIFDDSDDERRTFFYNADNGRRASTKWQEQYANVPFIRLAELYLIRAEANERLGTTEGDSPLNDINRIRTRANAAELTAITLDDILLERQRELAFEGFALHDLKRLGGSVDGIDANDDKLVLPIPQREMDANPNLTQNPGY